TTTCGGTAGAAAATGATAAACGTCTAATTGTATTTCGAATCACATCTATCATTCTAAATCACCTCTTAAAATCCATTAGAACTTGCGGTTCCCTCCTTAAGAGAAATTTGTCAAGTAACTAACAGAGatgtaaacattaaaatttatactCATGATGATTGAAATCATATAACGAGACAAGCCACTTATAATTTAAAGTATAATACATACTCATGTATTATCAATACAAATTTACTTACGTATGGCATATTgtgattaatttgaaaaattaagaacGGGAAAGGCATAAACTGTGTTTAgtctaaaaacaaaatataatcgaAATAAATAGCATCGATTTGTAGTAAACCCAAATACTAGTATTTGTTTCATATGCACtcgatatttcaataaattgtaaacaataaatatttacatacatatgtatatggaatgaTAATAGTAAGAtttaatattgcgaaataagacaaaatacatatatgtatattttcaacacaaaaaagTAGCTAAAGTATATCTTAATCTGAAAAATTTCTTAAGGGTTTTTGTAAAACCTGACTCCCCAAAACCCTTAACATGAAAATTCTCTTCCAAAgcatataaattacaaaaaccaTTGAGACCGAAAACAATCAGCTGATTTTGTTTAGAAATTCGCTTTTCAAGTTTAAAAAGATACATACAATAAGCAAGAAATAAATGATATTGGCCGAAAAGTGATGTTTTCGTGATGCATAATTTTGAGTGATCAAAACCGTCACAAGGAAATGTGATTTTATACTTCAGTTTATGTATTTGTACTGTGCTTTGTACactgaatttgaaaataatgatattttttgCGTTATCAAATGCTAACtcggcaaaattaaaaatatttattctaaatatttactttgtcgTCTTATTTAATCTTATAATGATAAtgtatgaattttaaattagtttatttagTCTCAGAAATAATTTAtctcaatatatatgtataggatcccttatttgaaatatttgattataGGGAAATAGATATTATAGGAAATAATAACTGGTTGCTTATTTCCGATGTGACAGTAAAGACTGTAATCAGCTTGTGTAAGAATATTCCCATTATCTTTAAAATGATACACCTGATAACTTTGttgctaaaatttaaattttaaattgtacgGAGTTTGTGTATTGCTTATACAATTTTAACTCAAGTGggtttttacattaaaaaaccAGTTGAGGATTAGTTACAATTGTGTACATTTATCCGAAGTATATAcacatttgcattttaatttagttACGCTCCATTCCATCAATAATTCTCACTTTCAAATACTGacattgaaatacaaaaaattatataagcaaAAGTACAAAACAATCGGTACATTTTCTTAGTCACGCCTTAAGGTCAAACCAAACGACAGGTTCCGCACTTTCATTTCTTACTACAATTCATAATTAGCATTTAAACCTTCAGTtacaaaactgtaaaaaaatcaGCCAGCTGAATGAGCAAAAACGTTGCACGTGTGTTTATTCTTCAATGGAACTCTGTGATTtcgtacctacatatgtatgtatgagcatgTAGATTTTTATGTGAGCTGTGTTAATCTTAGCTACAAGTAATTAGCTAACCTTGTAATTCAACAGCtaattaaatgtgaaataaatgtgTGATAATGCGAACGACATTAGGCTGCATTTATGGCgttaatttcattgaatttaagCAACATTAGACACTTTACAAGTACAAGTTATTGCTTTATTGGTGAACAATACTATTTCAATATtagttgtaaacaaaaattgtgttgATTTTAAAAAAGACCTGTTATTGGTAAATTTTCTTTGGAGTAGAAGTGATGTCACGCTAAACTGAAAGGTATCCCGATATAACTTTGGCTAAaggcatacattcatacatatatcccACTAgcttaaattttatacaaaactaATCTCTTTGGCTAGCACCGGCTGCTCTTTATAACCTTCTCCTTACCTAGTCTGTTTATATAGttattaataacattaaatatttttcaacaattccAGACGTGTCCTTTCCGATGTAAAACCCGGTTATTTGCGTCCACTTATTCCCGATGCCGCACCAGAGACACCAGAAAGCTGGGAGGATGTTATGAAGGACATCGAACGTGTAATAATGCCTGGCGTCACACACTGGCATAGTCCCAAATTCCATGCATATTTCCCAACAGCCAACTCATACCCAGCCATAGTCGCTGATATGCTAAGTGGTGCTATTGCATGCATTGGATTCTCTTGGGTAGGTTGAATGCGAATATGTTCCATTATACaaatcaataaacatttttttattttaaaagattgCTAGTCCCGCATGTACCGAATTGGAAGTGGTCATGTTGGATTGGTTGGGCAAAATGATTGGTTTGCCGAAGGAATTCCTCGCCTGTTCTGGTGGAAAAGGCGGCGGCGTCATACAAGGTACAGCCAGTGAAGCAACACTGGTGGCACTTTTGGGTGCTAAAGCTAAGAAAATCGAAGAGATTAAGAAACTACATCCAGATTGGAGTGAGAGCACAATCATTTCAAAATTGGTGGGCTACAGCTCTTCACAGGCACATTCTTCGGTTGAGCGTGCTGGTCTACTTGGTGGTGTTAAATTGCGTGGCGTTCCAGCAGATAAGGATAACCGGCTTCGTGGTGAGGCATTAGAAGCGGCAATTAAAAAGGATTTGGAAGATGGACTTATACCATTCTATGTACGTATAAGTAAAATACATTCGTTGCTTGAGTTCAAAAATAGATTTGCTATATTCTTCTATCAGTGAATTTgttacattttataattttacggCTAACAAAGCCACTATCCAGCTTTTGAGTATACATAGTGTTCTTTGAGAACCATTTGTCAAATGTGTTATAACTCTTTTTTACTGTTACATTACATAATGCAAAAAATACTATACAAATAGAATATTAATATTGCTAAAGATTttttaactacaaaatgttaaatttagaTGCTTAAAACTAACATGTTAGAGTTTACAGAGATTTTCTTGGTACAACGCCTGATAGAGATATACTTTTCTTCAGATATAGAGATATTTGTTCTTTCTTATACTTAACATAACTGCATAACTGAAGTAaattcatatatagtatatttctaatttacatttgtatttgcatttgcagGCCGTTGTCACGTTGGGCACAACAAATACCTGTGCCTTCGATTATTTGGACGAATGTGGTCCTGTTGGCAACAAGTATGGCGTATGGATACATGTGGATGCTGCATATGCCGGCGCCGCTTTTATTTGTCCCGAATATCGTCACCTGATGAAAGGCATCGAGACAGCAGACTCTTTCAATTTCAATCCACATAAATGGATGCTGGTGAATTTCGATTGCAGCGCTATGTGGCTGAAAGATCCCAGTTGGGTAGTGAATGCTTTCAATGTGGATCCATTGTATTTGAAGCATGATATGCAGGGTTCAGTACCCGATTACCGACACTGGCAAATTCCATTAGGTCGTCGTTTCCGTGCTTTGAAATTGTGGTTTGTACTACGTTTGTATGGCGTGCAAAATCTACAAGCACACATAAGACGTCACTGTGGTTACGCTACACATTTTGCCGATCTCTGCAGAGCCGAtgatcgttttgaaattgttGGCGATGTCAATATGGGTTTGGTTTGTTTCCGTTTAAAGGGTCCTAATGAACAGAGTGAGAAGCTATTGAAACATATCAATGGACGTGGTAACATACATATGGTGCCAAGTAAAATCAATGATGTGTACTTTTTGCGTATGGCGGTTTGTTCCAGATTTACCAAGTCAGAGGATATGGATTATTCTTGGAATGAAATTAGTGAAGCTGCTAATGACATCTGCAAGGAATAAAGAGATCAAAcgatttgtattaaaaatgaagactaaaaaaataaattaaaataaatgactcATTTAGGGAACGAACCTGAAGTTGTACTTCAATTGGTTCGATGACAACGAATGCCTGATAATATTCTCTACTATATTCCATTAGTACATAAATgcttaattaattattgttgttgatattaTAGCCAAATACTATTTACTTAATGCTTTTAACagttttgcattgttgttgtgtgttataTGCTAATAAGTAagttatttataaactttaaagtgaAGTTCATGTTATTAAAgcgtaattaaaaaatatcacattTGTATTCATTCCTTTGGTTTATGACTTAAACAGccgtttgtttgttgtagtgGTCTATTATGCGTTGTGCTTCTCTAATGCCACTCTTGTGCGCACCATCTATAGTACCAAATCCTTCTACTATGGTTGCATCACCAGCAAAGAGAAGACTTGACATGGGTCCCAGCGGTTCGGCTAATGTTAACACATCATTTATTGTGCTACCAGTGGAGAAGTAAGGACGACCACCTAGATAGCATGCTAGTGAACTCCAATTAGAGCGCAACACCGAAGTGGGATAcggtatattttgatttttcaataatGTACGTAGTAGATTTGTTATTTCGGTTAGCACTTCTAGATCtggtaatttttcaattttgtcgTAAAATTCACCACCAATAACTATTTCAACTACTCTATTGCTTTTGGGCAATTTCGATATTTCAACCACTTGTTTAGTCCATGCCATATCTGCGTTGGCACCATCTGCACTCCATAATGGTCGCAAACTACTCTTCAACCAGCTGTCTATATTACACTCgtattcgaaataaattttcactGGTGTGCCAAAACCAAgcttttttatagaatttattttgTTGGTTGGTAATGATGGTCTGAAcatattttccgaaaatattttaagtacacCCAATGGCACCGTGCAAATTATATGATCGGCACGATATACATCACCATCCAAGCAAGCCACACGTTTTCCTCCAATTTCTGGTGGTATATACCAATTGATTTCACCAACTGGCTTTCCAACCTTCAACTGAGTATTGCACagattttttgttaaaacacTTAATATATTATCTAAGCCAGTAGGTATGTAAATGTAGTTGCCATGATTAACaccatttttcaattttgttataTGTTCAATATTAACATATTCAAGAGAGCATCCTAATAGGCTGCCAAACTCTTTGATGAGTGAATTGAATATTTCATTTGCAGTTTTTCGGTCTTCTCCATTAAAAACCGAAGTTAACAGCCTTGATTTTTCAGCTTGAAAGTATGTGTGTAAATTATTTAGGTCTTCCATAGCGCCAGCTTTGTATTTTTCATCGAACTGTATATGCGAACAAAGCCTCTTGTAAAGTCTGCCTATTAATTCGGGTAGTTTCTTATCCACTTTTTCTCCATACGCATTCACATACATTTTATCTTTGTTTGGTATTACTTTTTTCGGCAGTCCTCGCATGCTTTGCAGTATGTTGTAGACCGTatcattttttacatttatgggCACAAATTTTGCTCCTAATTCGCAATATGCATCACCAAATTGTTTGGAAATTATACGTCCACCATAACGATCTGTAGCCTCTAGTACAATTGTTTGCTTGAAACCATTTTGAATTAAGTGATTGGCAGCCGATAGACCAGCAAGTCCAGCACCAATAACGATAATGGCGACCTCATTCCTGGGTTTATGGAAACTATCTGTTggataaattgttttaaaagtattgccAATCAGGCTTGTACCATGAAGTTTACGCCCAACACATCGAATGCTGAAAATTTGTGttcaataaatattagaaaaaatacaCACTGGGTTCTTGAAACTATATTCTTACTATCTCATTGCAATTTATTAGTTTGTTATAAGTTAATTTATgcacttttattaaataaaaatatatttttataatttttaacggaaatttattttaactaaaatatttgattgaagGTTCTGCCCGAAatgttttgttaaattttgttattatttgttatcattgccatatgtttatttttatagtgtTTTGGTGTATTTGGCAAATATAGCAGCTGGCATCAAGGTGCTGCCACCTTTGtttgtgaatttaaaaacagtCGCGTCTAAAACTAAATGACAAATAGCCTATCTTGAAAAAGTACGCATTATTCCAAATAATGGGAAATGAAcaaataagatttttaaactaaaatattaattattcttttatatgaGTCAATCGCCAagtattgtaaaattaaaaggtcacaacttaaaaatataactttctTCGTAAGTTTCAACTTTTATTTCATCCTCTCATACGTatgaaataaattcatatgACTTAAATTTAAAGACTTCCGTTTCGTTACAGTTTctaaagaaatttcatttatagCATTTTCACATTTGGCAATGATATCCGGCATTTCACTCAGTTCATTTTGAAATGCGGTCCAAGCAAAATGCACATCTTCATCCTTAGTATCCAtcccacaaataaaaaaaaggtaAGAAAATCTTACCAGCATGCATCGATTGAACCATATAGATTTTTTTCTTGTCCAAAATCCGTTGCAACAAACGTTTTGTCAATTCATTTGCACCTCTAATTCGGAAACAAACAATGCCAAGTGTGACTTTAGCTACCAATTCAAAGCGATTATTagctaaaacaaatttttcgaaaCGCTCTGAAAGCTTTAGATTTTAGATGCTGATGATTTCTCCGTAATCCTTCAGCACCCACTGTGCGGAAAGTGATCCAGATTTTAAGTGCCCGGAAACGTTTGCCCAGCGAGATTTACCAATTGCGGAAGTCAGGCAGTtggattttgttattgttttggatGTTTTGCAAGTATATGCGGTTCACCTGAAGAGTTTCCACGACTTTTCTAGCATCTTTTAGCCACATAACTGCACAATCATAATTGACCATTAGTAATTTGTGCAGATTTATATTCAGGGAATCAATATACTGCAATCCGTCATGCAAATGTGCATATTCATCTAATGCTAAAGCGGCACCTGCATATGCTGCATCCACATGCAACCAAATTGGATTACGCTGACAGATCTGTGCTAGTTCTCTGATGTCATCGTAAGCGCAAGTGCCAGTTGTACCGAGTGTAGCTATGCACATAGTAGGTATTAACTCTCGCCATAAATCCTCTTTGATCGCTGCTTCCAACTGTTTGGCGCGCAgcaaaaaatcatcttcagttGTTAGCAATTTGATGGGCAAACAGGCCATTCTGCCTACCTTTTGTATGCAACTATTACTCTGGTCACTTGAATATGCAATCAATTCGCCTCTAATGCTACTTTCGCTCATTTGGGTTTGTTTTATGaccatttataattataaaaagacAAAGACATAAGAAGAAAGAACTAGGCTCCACCTACCgtatttgataaattttgcacaggtgtctTATCCTCTTTTTCAGATTCAAAAAGTGTTTTTATGGAAACAGAATCATACTAAAGATAAGaggaaaatggacaaaataaaaaaaaacgtaatTTGGAGGTACCGAAACTTCGATCTATCATGCGGAAACGAAAATGTTAGAGCACCGTTGCAATAAATACATTACTATAGATGGAGATTTTGTCgaagaaaaatacatattattttaaggaatatattctattatataatagttttggTTTTTTCATACCATGTTGAatgtattcaaataaattgataacaaatattttggGTATTTCaaactatataatatatgtatgtggcgtATTAATTATATCCAGAAAATAATTAACTGATTACATAGCACAACTATTTTCACACATCAACCCCATattattttgcacatttttaccGTTCTCGAATATCTCGTAAATAGCGTATCAATAGTTGTATAGCGCCAATTCCaattgttcttcaggcgggtaattgctattcgaatttcatcATGGAcaggtaatggaacatctattccatcgtcatcgattgggaaatcgggttcgccaactcctggtgttgtactttcactgccattcagcaggtcggagaagtgttccctccataatcccagtatgccctggacaccGGTTAcgagattaccaccttggtctctacatgaggatgctccagTCTTGAAACCtgcgttaagtcgcttcattttttcataaaattttcgagcattccatCTGCgtgttacgcgtgtttcgatcaggagacagtcaagtagcttgatgtattttcttatgctggaatctggtactacagacgacaatatttcgggccccagcgaagtcgatcagcctctggccgtttggcgatgtgtcatcatggaggctgaattttccgacagttgtgccaaagtcaccttctttacccaccctggcgttaaaatcgccaagcacgattttgacatcgtgacgggggcagcgctcataggtgcgttctaggcgctcatagaaaacatctttggtcacatcgtccttctcttccgttggggcgtgggcgcaaataagcgatatgttgaagaacctcgctttgatgcggattgctagatgttcatccaccggtgtgaatgccaggactcggcgacggagtctctctcccaccacaaatccaacaccaaatttgcgctcctttatatggccgctgtagtagatgtcacaaggacccaccttcttccgtccttgtcccgtccataacacttcttggatggcggtgatgtcagcctttagtcgtatgaggacatcaaccagctgggcagaggcaccttcccaattaagggtccggacattccaggtacatgcccttaaatcattatccttaaaacgtttgcaggggtcgtcatcaaaaggggggtgtctcatccgaggctttctttttcgatttttcattggtacttcgtttttgtgtggtgggtcccaagccctacgaataaccgcagaagcgggttcgccttctcagtttagctcgccttcaaacggatgtttgttaactacccagaggatacttggtctaaaaccgtaagtcgtgagctgcttgaatcatgtggagaagaatcgtttctggccacttccaagtgaatgacaatcaaaaactttcctcacttacgtgaacttctacacatatCTCATCCTcgatttatttagcactgctgcacagtgggccagaaggtaggcaaaagcggccaaaactaaaaaatttatcaaattcgttcgaaaatccttactcgggggttttcggggtcgctgattacgaatctgaagtaagtttttaaaaattcaaaatggcggatccaatatggcggacgaaaaattaaaaattcattggatTCGCTCGAAAATCGTTagtcgggggtttttggggtcgctgaacacgaactgaactgaactgaactgtattaaattggaagataatttgcttttttcctacatgatttttttatatgatattattctttcaggttgaatgtgggggttggatgttaaactataacgacaaatcatgttcagcttgtttatcgctttcttaaatgttattacaaagccttactgaaagttttgacgctccgaccatgaccatgagaagtatttttgcgcatcattgccatataatggcaattactgtACTATGtgctaatttttttactatatacttaaaactttttctagatttttggtgaaaatttcatagcgatatctcaacgggaagtatttatgaccgcgccttcatacaagccgaaccactgtgcaatagttttgttcacataacg
This portion of the Zeugodacus cucurbitae isolate PBARC_wt_2022May chromosome 3, idZeuCucr1.2, whole genome shotgun sequence genome encodes:
- the LOC105217429 gene encoding aromatic-L-amino-acid decarboxylase isoform X2, which gives rise to MEAPEFKDFAKSMVDYIADYLENIRDRRVLSDVKPGYLRPLIPDAAPETPESWEDVMKDIERVIMPGVTHWHSPKFHAYFPTANSYPAIVADMLSGAIACIGFSWIASPACTELEVVMLDWLGKMIGLPKEFLACSGGKGGGVIQGTASEATLVALLGAKAKKIEEIKKLHPDWSESTIISKLVGYSSSQAHSSVERAGLLGGVKLRGVPADKDNRLRGEALEAAIKKDLEDGLIPFYAVVTLGTTNTCAFDYLDECGPVGNKYGVWIHVDAAYAGAAFICPEYRHLMKGIETADSFNFNPHKWMLVNFDCSAMWLKDPSWVVNAFNVDPLYLKHDMQGSVPDYRHWQIPLGRRFRALKLWFVLRLYGVQNLQAHIRRHCGYATHFADLCRADDRFEIVGDVNMGLVCFRLKGPNEQSEKLLKHINGRGNIHMVPSKINDVYFLRMAVCSRFTKSEDMDYSWNEISEAANDICKE
- the LOC105217429 gene encoding aromatic-L-amino-acid decarboxylase isoform X1, with protein sequence MNNNLENLVKGVSDINMDKLDPNVSIDMEAPEFKDFAKSMVDYIADYLENIRDRRVLSDVKPGYLRPLIPDAAPETPESWEDVMKDIERVIMPGVTHWHSPKFHAYFPTANSYPAIVADMLSGAIACIGFSWIASPACTELEVVMLDWLGKMIGLPKEFLACSGGKGGGVIQGTASEATLVALLGAKAKKIEEIKKLHPDWSESTIISKLVGYSSSQAHSSVERAGLLGGVKLRGVPADKDNRLRGEALEAAIKKDLEDGLIPFYAVVTLGTTNTCAFDYLDECGPVGNKYGVWIHVDAAYAGAAFICPEYRHLMKGIETADSFNFNPHKWMLVNFDCSAMWLKDPSWVVNAFNVDPLYLKHDMQGSVPDYRHWQIPLGRRFRALKLWFVLRLYGVQNLQAHIRRHCGYATHFADLCRADDRFEIVGDVNMGLVCFRLKGPNEQSEKLLKHINGRGNIHMVPSKINDVYFLRMAVCSRFTKSEDMDYSWNEISEAANDICKE
- the LOC105217428 gene encoding protein anon-37Cs, with the protein product MRYIRCVGRKLHGTSLIGNTFKTIYPTDSFHKPRNEVAIIVIGAGLAGLSAANHLIQNGFKQTIVLEATDRYGGRIISKQFGDAYCELGAKFVPINVKNDTVYNILQSMRGLPKKVIPNKDKMYVNAYGEKVDKKLPELIGRLYKRLCSHIQFDEKYKAGAMEDLNNLHTYFQAEKSRLLTSVFNGEDRKTANEIFNSLIKEFGSLLGCSLEYVNIEHITKLKNGVNHGNYIYIPTGLDNILSVLTKNLCNTQLKVGKPVGEINWYIPPEIGGKRVACLDGDVYRADHIICTVPLGVLKIFSENMFRPSLPTNKINSIKKLGFGTPVKIYFEYECNIDSWLKSSLRPLWSADGANADMAWTKQVVEISKLPKSNRVVEIVIGGEFYDKIEKLPDLEVLTEITNLLRTLLKNQNIPYPTSVLRSNWSSLACYLGGRPYFSTGSTINDVLTLAEPLGPMSSLLFAGDATIVEGFGTIDGAHKSGIREAQRIIDHYNKQTAV